The following proteins come from a genomic window of Labilithrix sp.:
- a CDS encoding SRPBCC domain-containing protein translates to MLHTRLELRRLRRLPGEHEHVRLPVAPSARTPPDPLVVQRSERQIDARVGGALRYDMIAATAEMIAAMKQMGRPASHATRSRFTEVKPHERLVLTNVIDFLPGVATYESNIAVDLSATGDRVRMVVTLDGMHTDELTKMQEEGFTSQLTKLDERFARAE, encoded by the coding sequence CTGCTGCACACCAGGCTCGAGCTGCGCAGGCTCCGCCGGCTGCCAGGCGAGCACGAACATGTCCGACTGCCAGTAGCGCCATCGGCGAGAACGCCGCCGGACCCGCTGGTCGTGCAACGTAGCGAGCGGCAGATCGACGCGCGCGTCGGCGGCGCGCTTCGCTACGACATGATCGCCGCGACGGCGGAGATGATCGCGGCGATGAAGCAGATGGGGCGGCCGGCCTCGCACGCGACGCGCTCACGCTTCACCGAGGTGAAGCCTCACGAGCGGCTCGTCCTCACGAACGTCATCGACTTCCTGCCCGGCGTCGCGACCTACGAGAGCAACATCGCGGTCGACCTCTCCGCGACCGGCGACCGCGTTCGCATGGTGGTCACGCTCGACGGGATGCACACCGACGAGCTCACGAAGATGCAGGAGGAGGGCTTCACGAGCCAGCTCACGAAGCTCGACGAGCGGTTCGCGCGCGCGGAGTGA
- a CDS encoding DUF2088 domain-containing protein gives MSHPLVVTLDRKSAPRTIFSGDRLVEVDLPPGTRVIYPKQPLAPLKDVDAAIRYAINHPHGTDPLHAKLRPGMKVVIGIDDISLPLPPMRRPDIRERVLTIVLQTLADHGVEDVEMIIATSVHRRMTGPEIRHIVGDKIYDAYYPDRLYNHDAEDLKNMVTIGETELGEVVELSRKAVEADLVIYVNLNFVPMDGGHKSVAVGFCGYKSLRAHHNPKVMRNCHSYMDPSSSELATSVERMGRVANKKLNVFTIETTVNNNMFDTPLQFLHKNEDDLSAMEKAALKALNVTLSKVPQPARQAIFQKVPSPYGVTGVFAGETEAVHPHTLARSYEQYLVPIKGQADILVTGVPYISPYNVNSFLNPLLVQVMVNGYLFNLYKGKPLLKKGGTMIVTHPCTDQFDKEHHAPYIEFVHNLLPETRDAMELHKRYEAKFAANPAYIQAYRTGHAYHPAHPFFMWYWGEAGRQHTGRVIVVGADNEYIPKLMGWETARSMPEALEMAKDTAPPSPDIVLMHIPPLAMAEVTV, from the coding sequence ATGTCTCACCCTCTCGTCGTCACCCTCGACCGCAAGAGCGCGCCGCGCACCATCTTTTCGGGCGACCGCCTCGTCGAAGTGGACCTCCCGCCGGGCACGCGGGTCATCTATCCGAAGCAGCCGCTCGCTCCGCTGAAGGACGTCGACGCGGCGATCCGTTACGCGATCAACCACCCCCACGGGACCGACCCGCTCCACGCGAAGCTCCGCCCGGGGATGAAGGTGGTCATCGGCATCGACGACATCTCGCTCCCGCTCCCGCCGATGCGCCGGCCCGACATCCGCGAGCGCGTGCTGACGATCGTGCTGCAGACGCTCGCCGACCACGGGGTCGAGGACGTCGAGATGATCATCGCTACGTCGGTCCACCGGCGCATGACCGGCCCCGAGATCCGGCACATCGTCGGCGACAAGATCTATGACGCGTACTACCCGGACCGCCTCTACAACCACGACGCCGAAGACCTGAAGAACATGGTCACGATCGGCGAGACCGAGCTCGGCGAGGTCGTCGAGCTCTCGCGCAAGGCGGTCGAGGCCGACCTCGTCATCTACGTGAACCTGAACTTCGTGCCGATGGACGGCGGCCACAAGTCGGTCGCGGTCGGCTTCTGCGGCTACAAGAGCCTGCGCGCGCATCACAACCCGAAGGTGATGCGGAACTGCCACTCGTACATGGACCCGTCGTCGTCGGAGCTCGCCACCAGCGTCGAGCGCATGGGCCGCGTCGCGAACAAGAAGCTCAACGTCTTCACGATCGAGACGACGGTCAACAACAACATGTTCGACACGCCGCTCCAGTTCCTCCACAAGAACGAGGACGACCTCTCCGCGATGGAGAAGGCGGCGCTGAAGGCGCTCAACGTCACGCTCTCGAAGGTGCCGCAGCCCGCGCGCCAGGCCATCTTCCAGAAGGTCCCCTCGCCCTACGGCGTCACCGGCGTCTTCGCGGGCGAGACGGAGGCGGTGCACCCGCACACGCTCGCGCGCTCCTACGAGCAGTACCTCGTCCCGATCAAGGGCCAGGCGGACATCCTCGTCACGGGCGTCCCGTACATCAGCCCCTACAACGTGAACTCGTTCCTCAACCCGCTCCTCGTGCAGGTGATGGTGAACGGGTACCTCTTCAACCTCTACAAGGGGAAGCCCCTCCTCAAGAAGGGCGGCACGATGATCGTCACGCACCCGTGCACCGATCAGTTCGACAAGGAGCATCACGCTCCGTACATCGAGTTCGTGCACAACCTCCTCCCGGAGACGCGCGACGCGATGGAGCTGCACAAGCGCTACGAGGCGAAGTTCGCGGCGAACCCGGCGTACATCCAGGCGTACCGCACCGGCCACGCGTACCACCCGGCCCACCCCTTCTTCATGTGGTACTGGGGCGAGGCGGGCCGCCAGCACACCGGCCGCGTCATCGTCGTCGGCGCGGACAACGAGTACATCCCGAAGCTCATGGGCTGGGAGACCGCGCGCTCGATGCCGGAGGCGCTCGAGATGGCGAAGGACACCGCGCCGCCGAGCCCCGACATCGTGCTGATGCACATCCCGCCGCTCGCGATGGCGGAGGTCACGGTCTGA
- a CDS encoding MGMT family protein has translation MPKRPKKAADRPFEAVWKIVRRIPRGRVATYGQISQLIDRRLTPVGVGWAIRAASDDLPWQRVVNGQGGISTEGEHPGLQRAMLEAEGIVFDARGRIDLGRFGWKPRR, from the coding sequence ATGCCGAAGCGTCCGAAGAAAGCCGCCGACCGTCCGTTCGAGGCGGTCTGGAAGATCGTACGGCGGATCCCGCGCGGACGGGTCGCCACCTACGGCCAGATCAGCCAGCTCATCGATCGCCGCCTCACGCCGGTCGGCGTGGGATGGGCCATCCGCGCCGCGTCGGACGATCTGCCGTGGCAGCGGGTCGTCAACGGCCAGGGCGGCATCTCGACGGAGGGGGAGCACCCCGGCCTCCAGCGCGCGATGCTCGAGGCGGAGGGGATCGTCTTCGACGCGCGCGGCCGCATCGACCTCGGACGGTTCGGATGGAAGCCGCGGCGCTGA
- a CDS encoding MgtC/SapB family protein yields the protein MIGHVDMLVRIGTGAALGAVIGYERDRHGRPVGLRTHLIVAMAAATFMVVSAQFAYLQGYTHDGPVDVDGSRIAASVVSGIGFLAGGAILRTGFTVQGLTTAAGLWLVTAIGMCAGGGMFVEAIAVTGMGVVALTVLRRFEDKDDHVLKRQLELVLGDPDALDEVVGNLGALGVTISDVAYERRLDEDKRRVGATLDLAFKDTLALPKLLHAVEAVAGVRRLHLKTR from the coding sequence ATGATTGGCCATGTCGACATGCTCGTTCGCATCGGGACCGGTGCTGCGCTCGGCGCGGTCATCGGCTACGAGCGCGACCGTCACGGTCGTCCCGTCGGTCTGCGCACGCACCTCATCGTCGCGATGGCGGCGGCGACCTTCATGGTCGTATCCGCACAATTCGCTTATTTGCAGGGCTACACGCACGACGGCCCGGTCGACGTCGACGGCTCGCGCATCGCCGCGTCCGTCGTCTCCGGGATCGGGTTCCTCGCCGGTGGCGCGATCCTGCGGACCGGCTTCACGGTGCAGGGGCTCACGACCGCGGCGGGCCTCTGGCTCGTGACCGCGATCGGCATGTGCGCGGGCGGCGGCATGTTCGTCGAGGCGATCGCGGTGACGGGCATGGGCGTCGTCGCGCTCACGGTGCTGCGCCGCTTCGAGGACAAGGACGACCACGTGCTGAAGCGCCAGCTCGAGCTCGTCCTCGGCGATCCGGACGCGCTCGACGAGGTCGTCGGCAACCTCGGCGCGCTCGGCGTCACGATCTCGGACGTCGCCTACGAGCGGCGGCTCGACGAGGACAAACGGCGCGTCGGCGCGACGCTCGACCTCGCCTTCAAGGACACCCTCGCCCTGCCGAAGCTGCTCCACGCGGTGGAGGCGGTGGCCGGCGTGCGCCGTCTGCATCTGAAGACACGCTGA
- a CDS encoding SUMF1/EgtB/PvdO family nonheme iron enzyme: MRTIGGRYELCGAIASGGMATVHLARQVGAAGFARMVAVKQLHERFAHAPEFVTMFLDEARLVARIRHVNVVQTLDVVHERESSELFIVMEYVHGVALNQVLQSARQRFVPIAPAVAAAVMIGALHGLHDAHEARSETGEPLGIVHRDVSPHNILVGLDGAPRVLDFGVAKAEERISSTNEGELKGKLSYMSPEQIESRAVDRRTDVYAAAVVFWEMLSGKKLFLAGNEGAVVRQILESVVEPPSKGQPAVSTALDRVVMRGLERDVGERWATARAFAEAIGATVTPASPAEVGAWLRDLCGATIAERDEAIAMIEAKSSGQNLADLQASLRAMGLVGGADAKDASMSEETERRPPAPASTPSSARVSARGTLMLTDGAAPAATPMPMSVARTLPIVTSRSPAPAPSAAPAGEGTSTRTSIAAPVRRSSGARASVAVGAVILLGLGGVGAWVGARRGASPPPPVVASASASVSAPASCPEGMVLVEGGRFFMGTDDGPDDERPAHHVKVHAFCIDRLEVTANAYRACSDRGDCKRAPDTNRFEGMSETEHKVYDPLCTGVAPALGAHPINCVDWTMADRFCRVNDKRLPTEAEWEFAARGSDGRRYPWGDVAPGPKHLNACGRECDGWFKKNKQPSQGALHAGNDGWPTTAPVGSFPAGASRWGAEDMAGNVWEWVADWHGAYARDDATDPAGPTEGTTRVIRGGAWNGSSEAWVRSTFRFHADPGERNHGTGFRCAKSLP, translated from the coding sequence ATGCGCACGATCGGAGGTCGATACGAGCTGTGCGGTGCGATCGCCTCCGGCGGGATGGCGACGGTGCACCTCGCGCGGCAGGTCGGCGCGGCGGGGTTCGCGCGCATGGTGGCGGTGAAGCAGCTGCACGAGCGGTTCGCGCACGCGCCCGAGTTCGTGACGATGTTCCTCGACGAGGCGCGGCTCGTCGCGCGCATCCGGCACGTGAACGTCGTGCAGACGCTCGACGTCGTGCACGAGCGCGAGAGCTCGGAGCTCTTCATCGTCATGGAGTACGTCCACGGCGTCGCGCTGAACCAGGTGCTCCAGTCCGCGCGGCAGCGGTTCGTGCCGATCGCGCCCGCCGTCGCCGCGGCGGTGATGATCGGCGCATTGCATGGCCTCCACGACGCGCACGAGGCGCGGAGCGAGACGGGGGAGCCGCTCGGGATCGTCCATCGCGACGTGTCTCCGCACAACATCCTCGTCGGGCTCGACGGCGCGCCGCGCGTGCTCGACTTCGGCGTCGCGAAGGCGGAGGAGCGCATCTCCAGCACGAACGAGGGCGAGCTCAAAGGGAAGCTCTCGTACATGTCGCCGGAGCAGATCGAGAGCCGCGCCGTCGATCGCCGGACCGACGTCTACGCGGCGGCGGTCGTCTTCTGGGAGATGCTGAGCGGCAAGAAGCTCTTCCTCGCCGGGAACGAGGGCGCGGTGGTGCGGCAGATCCTCGAGTCGGTGGTGGAGCCGCCGAGCAAGGGTCAGCCCGCCGTCTCGACCGCGCTCGATCGCGTCGTGATGCGCGGCCTCGAGCGCGACGTCGGCGAGCGGTGGGCGACCGCGCGCGCGTTCGCGGAGGCGATCGGCGCGACCGTCACGCCGGCGAGCCCGGCCGAGGTCGGAGCATGGCTGCGCGATCTGTGCGGGGCCACGATCGCGGAGCGGGACGAGGCGATCGCGATGATCGAGGCGAAGAGCTCCGGCCAGAACCTCGCCGACCTCCAGGCGAGCCTGCGCGCGATGGGCCTCGTCGGCGGGGCGGACGCGAAGGACGCGAGCATGTCCGAGGAGACGGAGCGACGGCCGCCCGCGCCGGCGTCCACTCCGAGCAGCGCGCGCGTGTCGGCGCGCGGCACGCTCATGCTGACGGACGGCGCCGCGCCGGCGGCCACGCCGATGCCGATGTCCGTCGCCCGCACGCTCCCGATCGTCACGTCGCGCAGCCCCGCCCCCGCGCCCTCGGCGGCGCCGGCGGGGGAGGGGACGAGCACGCGGACGTCGATCGCGGCGCCGGTGCGGAGATCGTCGGGGGCCCGCGCAAGCGTCGCGGTCGGCGCCGTGATCTTGCTCGGGCTCGGCGGCGTTGGGGCGTGGGTCGGCGCGCGGCGGGGAGCGAGCCCGCCGCCGCCGGTCGTCGCGAGCGCGAGCGCGAGCGTGTCCGCGCCGGCTTCCTGCCCGGAAGGGATGGTCCTCGTCGAGGGCGGGAGGTTCTTCATGGGCACCGACGACGGGCCCGACGACGAGCGACCGGCGCATCACGTCAAGGTGCATGCGTTCTGCATCGATCGACTCGAGGTCACCGCGAACGCGTACCGCGCGTGCAGCGATCGCGGCGACTGCAAGCGGGCGCCCGACACGAATCGCTTCGAGGGGATGAGCGAGACGGAGCACAAGGTCTACGATCCGCTCTGCACCGGCGTCGCTCCCGCGCTCGGCGCGCATCCGATCAACTGCGTGGACTGGACGATGGCGGATCGCTTCTGCCGCGTGAACGACAAGCGCTTGCCGACCGAGGCGGAGTGGGAGTTCGCCGCGCGCGGCTCGGACGGGCGCAGGTATCCATGGGGTGACGTCGCTCCCGGGCCCAAGCACCTCAACGCGTGCGGCCGCGAGTGCGACGGGTGGTTCAAGAAGAACAAGCAGCCGAGCCAGGGCGCGCTTCACGCGGGGAACGACGGGTGGCCGACGACCGCGCCGGTCGGCTCGTTCCCCGCCGGCGCGTCGCGCTGGGGCGCGGAGGACATGGCGGGCAACGTCTGGGAGTGGGTGGCCGACTGGCACGGCGCGTATGCGCGCGACGACGCGACCGATCCGGCGGGGCCGACCGAAGGAACGACGCGCGTGATCCGCGGCGGCGCGTGGAACGGCTCGTCGGAGGCGTGGGTCCGCTCGACGTTTCGATTCCACGCCGACCCCGGCGAGCGCAACCACGGGACGGGTTTTCGCTGCGCGAAGTCGCTTCCGTGA
- a CDS encoding sigma-70 family RNA polymerase sigma factor has protein sequence MTTRRLEELPAVMPGTADAAPAHALEFDQVYETHADFVWRSARRLGVVEDAVEDVVQEVFLTVHRRLAQFAGRSQLRTWIFGILLHVVRAHRRTHRRKGRFFHGEEVGPETLSLPAQEGPEALTERAQAARMLQRLLDGLEQEKREVFVLVELEGFSVAEAAEILGTNVNTTHGRLRAARKEFERLAARVRGAQGETEGADE, from the coding sequence GTGACGACGCGGCGTCTCGAGGAGCTTCCGGCGGTGATGCCTGGGACCGCGGACGCGGCGCCTGCGCACGCGCTCGAGTTCGATCAGGTGTACGAGACGCATGCGGATTTCGTGTGGCGCTCCGCGCGGCGGCTCGGCGTCGTCGAAGACGCGGTGGAGGACGTCGTGCAGGAGGTGTTCCTCACGGTGCATCGGCGGCTCGCGCAGTTCGCGGGTCGGAGCCAGCTCCGCACGTGGATCTTCGGCATCCTGCTCCATGTGGTTCGGGCGCACCGGCGTACGCATCGTCGCAAGGGGCGCTTCTTCCACGGCGAGGAGGTCGGACCCGAGACGCTCTCGCTCCCCGCGCAGGAGGGACCCGAGGCGCTCACGGAGCGGGCGCAAGCGGCGCGTATGCTCCAGCGTCTCCTCGACGGCCTCGAGCAGGAGAAGCGCGAGGTCTTCGTCCTCGTCGAGCTCGAGGGCTTCTCCGTCGCCGAGGCCGCGGAGATCCTCGGCACGAACGTCAACACGACGCACGGCCGACTGCGCGCGGCGCGCAAGGAGTTCGAGCGCCTCGCGGCACGTGTTCGCGGCGCGCAGGGAGAGACGGAGGGAGCCGATGAGTGA
- a CDS encoding HAD family hydrolase gives MAASYFDVDGTLVRTSLIHPTLYYMLHQRSPMRSLQKLARAAIRAPQMVLAELSDRRLFNEALFTSFEGISSDRLRLLADDAFESVLKKAIFPHARSLVSRCRDEGHDVVLVSGALDFLMHRLADHLGATHVIANRLEIKDGYATGRLLRPVVAGPEKARLVREHAKERGHDLNECFAYSDSYSDVPMLSVVGHPAAVNPDGKLERLARTYGWPVLSLERAAS, from the coding sequence GTGGCAGCCTCCTATTTCGACGTCGACGGGACGCTCGTCCGCACGAGCCTCATCCACCCGACCCTCTATTACATGCTTCACCAGCGCTCCCCGATGCGGAGCCTGCAGAAGCTCGCGCGCGCCGCGATCCGCGCGCCGCAGATGGTGCTCGCGGAGCTCTCGGACCGCCGCCTCTTCAACGAGGCGCTCTTCACGAGCTTCGAGGGGATCTCGAGCGATCGCCTCCGCCTCCTCGCCGACGACGCGTTCGAGAGCGTCCTCAAGAAGGCGATCTTCCCCCACGCGCGCAGCCTCGTCTCGCGCTGCCGCGACGAGGGGCACGACGTCGTGCTCGTCTCGGGCGCGCTCGACTTCCTCATGCATCGCCTCGCCGATCACCTCGGCGCGACGCACGTGATCGCGAACCGGCTCGAGATCAAGGACGGCTACGCGACGGGGCGCCTGCTCCGTCCCGTCGTCGCGGGCCCGGAGAAGGCGCGCCTCGTCCGCGAGCACGCGAAGGAGCGCGGCCACGACCTCAACGAGTGCTTCGCGTACTCGGACAGCTACTCCGACGTGCCGATGCTCAGCGTCGTCGGCCACCCCGCGGCGGTGAACCCGGACGGCAAGCTCGAACGCCTCGCCCGCACCTACGGCTGGCCCGTCCTCAGCCTCGAGCGCGCCGCGAGCTGA
- a CDS encoding DNA ligase — protein sequence MPRDAKKLQRYRAMRSPEVTNEPFGYDTAETFPEKRAHGAYVVHLHDATRRHYDVRLEIGGELLSFAVPHGPSLDPSKKHLAVNTEVHPIEYLEFEDVIPKGEYGGGAMIAWDRGAVTYLEGPPEEEMATGKLHVELHGMKLRGRWAFVKLAKSAKGNEWLLFKKDDESANPGRDLLAELPRSVLSGLTVEELLERDAIGDRFLARAKALGATKLTTSFVTSRRPALAAIAGAKKPGSKAPLPPSLFDAELGGIRVLAARDGDVVTLRRWAGAAGEDVEAYYPETVRALRALPLSSVVLEGELIAFDPSGHPSRALLARRARSFASEGALRATTETPVILVVTDVLAAGDLDTRPLPIEDRRALALLLLPSIGFLRAASPLEGDEATLLEAMASLGIASAIAKPKGAPYDDGGWQRLETGVAPPSLTPIRHESTREVNVTNREKVYWPGDPTYTKGDLVDYYAAVADVLVPFLKSRPVILTRYPDGIEGKSFFQWNVPAGMPPWIRTLVLDRHEHLKRVFLVDDAATLLYVANLGCIPLHVLAARASSREEADFATIDFDVKQSTLTDAITLARTLHRILDQIGLPGFPKTSGQSGLHVLIPLGPGQSFDTARALAELLGRLLVERHPDIATMERVVGKRGDKVYVDTVQTGTSRAIVAPYSVRAVPGATVSAPLAWSEVNAKLDPRAFTIATMPKRLAKHGDRLAGLLEARPDVPAAVAALSSLVVARLTP from the coding sequence ATGCCCCGCGACGCGAAGAAGCTCCAGCGCTACCGCGCGATGCGCTCGCCGGAGGTCACGAACGAACCGTTCGGCTACGACACCGCGGAGACCTTCCCTGAAAAGCGCGCTCACGGCGCCTACGTCGTCCACCTCCACGACGCGACGCGCCGTCACTACGACGTGCGTCTCGAGATCGGCGGCGAGCTCTTGAGCTTCGCGGTCCCGCACGGGCCGTCCCTCGATCCGTCGAAGAAGCACCTCGCGGTGAACACCGAGGTGCACCCGATCGAGTACCTCGAGTTCGAGGACGTCATCCCGAAGGGCGAATACGGCGGCGGCGCGATGATCGCGTGGGACCGCGGCGCGGTGACGTACCTCGAAGGCCCGCCGGAAGAAGAGATGGCGACCGGCAAGCTCCACGTCGAGCTCCACGGCATGAAGCTCCGCGGGCGATGGGCGTTCGTGAAGCTCGCGAAAAGCGCCAAGGGCAACGAATGGCTCTTGTTCAAGAAAGACGATGAATCCGCGAACCCGGGGCGCGACCTCCTCGCGGAGCTCCCGCGCTCGGTCCTCTCCGGCCTCACGGTGGAGGAGCTCCTCGAGCGCGACGCGATCGGCGACCGCTTCCTCGCGCGCGCGAAGGCGCTCGGCGCGACGAAGCTCACGACGTCGTTCGTCACCTCGCGCCGCCCCGCGCTCGCGGCGATCGCGGGCGCGAAGAAGCCGGGGAGCAAGGCGCCGCTGCCGCCCTCGCTCTTCGACGCCGAGCTCGGCGGGATCCGCGTGCTCGCGGCGCGGGACGGCGACGTCGTGACGCTCCGGCGCTGGGCCGGCGCCGCGGGCGAGGACGTCGAGGCGTATTACCCCGAGACCGTGCGCGCGCTCCGCGCGTTGCCGCTGTCCTCCGTCGTGCTCGAAGGTGAGCTCATCGCGTTCGATCCGTCGGGCCATCCGAGCCGCGCCCTCCTCGCGCGTCGGGCGCGCTCCTTCGCGAGCGAGGGCGCTCTCCGCGCGACGACGGAGACGCCGGTCATCCTCGTCGTCACCGACGTCCTCGCCGCGGGCGACCTCGACACGCGTCCGCTCCCGATCGAGGACCGCCGCGCGCTCGCGCTCCTCCTCCTCCCGTCGATCGGCTTCCTCCGCGCCGCCTCGCCGCTCGAGGGCGACGAGGCGACGTTGCTCGAGGCGATGGCGAGCCTCGGCATCGCGTCGGCGATCGCGAAGCCGAAGGGCGCCCCCTACGACGACGGCGGGTGGCAGCGCCTCGAGACCGGCGTCGCGCCGCCTTCGCTCACGCCGATCCGGCACGAGAGCACGCGCGAGGTCAACGTCACGAACCGGGAGAAGGTCTACTGGCCCGGCGATCCGACGTACACGAAGGGCGACCTCGTCGACTACTACGCCGCCGTCGCGGACGTGCTCGTCCCCTTCTTGAAGAGCCGCCCCGTCATCCTGACGCGTTACCCCGACGGCATCGAGGGCAAGAGCTTCTTCCAGTGGAACGTGCCCGCCGGCATGCCGCCGTGGATCCGCACGCTGGTGCTCGACCGGCACGAGCATCTCAAGCGCGTCTTCCTCGTCGACGACGCGGCGACGCTCCTCTACGTCGCGAACCTCGGCTGCATCCCGCTCCACGTCCTCGCCGCCCGCGCCTCGAGCCGCGAGGAGGCCGACTTCGCGACGATCGACTTCGACGTGAAGCAGTCCACCCTCACGGACGCGATCACGCTCGCGCGCACGCTCCACCGGATCCTCGACCAGATCGGCCTCCCCGGCTTCCCGAAGACCTCGGGGCAGTCCGGGCTTCACGTGCTCATCCCGCTCGGCCCGGGGCAGAGCTTCGACACCGCGCGCGCATTGGCGGAGCTCCTCGGGCGACTCCTCGTCGAGCGGCACCCCGACATCGCGACGATGGAGCGCGTCGTCGGCAAGCGCGGCGACAAAGTCTACGTCGACACCGTGCAGACCGGGACGTCGCGCGCGATCGTCGCACCCTACTCGGTCCGCGCGGTGCCGGGCGCGACCGTGTCGGCGCCGCTCGCGTGGAGCGAGGTGAACGCGAAGCTCGATCCGCGCGCCTTCACGATCGCGACGATGCCGAAGCGCCTCGCGAAGCACGGCGATCGCCTCGCCGGCCTGCTCGAGGCGCGCCCGGACGTGCCCGCCGCGGTCGCGGCCCTGAGCAGCCTCGTCGTGGCGCGCTTGACGCCGTAG
- a CDS encoding protein kinase — MTSSPLPRVGDLVAGKYRIESAIGEGGMGVVLGALDTSLNRPVAIKFLTPARAANEAAAQRFQREARAAAAIQSEHVVSVYEVGALPNGAPFIVMEHLRGSDLAHVIESRGGLPIDEAVDFVLQACEALGEAHARGIVHRDLKPQNLFLTQRNDGSACVKVLDFGISTSAEADASSPKLTKTDMVMGTPLYMSPEQVRSLKNVDARADVWALGAILHELLTASPPFDGPTASALHAAIAMDPPAPLRSGRPDAPEALEAVIARCLEKKPADRYQDVGALAEALAPFATERGRTSAGRIGNVVRATATSTTGAPGSGATPSGDAPTLPLGMASTMHATPPEEERRATDGAWEKKSLTGAPPKAPARVRAGVIAAVVLLLGGVALVAYASRRDPPAPPVVAAATTTTMTEAPAPPPVVSVAPSASASVVETPEPEVVASAAPRALVKPAAPASGAKKVVDDSAKKALAEKVAKVEQSCARSMNNMTLPGFESRRKEMATIAKLENCQLYASSSCQRRVCIFACQTLGDKQCVDEYTRMQVPAPF, encoded by the coding sequence ATGACGTCGAGCCCCCTTCCTCGCGTCGGTGACCTCGTCGCCGGGAAGTACCGGATCGAGTCGGCGATCGGTGAAGGCGGCATGGGCGTCGTCCTCGGCGCGCTCGACACCTCGCTGAACCGCCCCGTCGCGATCAAGTTCCTCACCCCGGCGCGCGCGGCGAACGAGGCCGCGGCGCAGCGCTTCCAGCGCGAGGCGCGGGCGGCGGCGGCGATCCAGAGCGAGCACGTCGTGAGCGTGTACGAGGTCGGAGCGCTCCCGAACGGCGCGCCCTTCATCGTGATGGAGCACCTCCGCGGGAGCGATCTCGCGCACGTGATCGAATCGCGCGGGGGGCTCCCGATCGACGAGGCGGTCGACTTCGTGCTCCAGGCCTGCGAGGCGCTCGGCGAAGCGCACGCGCGCGGCATCGTCCATCGAGACCTCAAGCCGCAGAACCTCTTCCTCACGCAGCGGAACGACGGCTCCGCGTGCGTGAAGGTCCTCGACTTCGGCATCTCGACGTCGGCGGAGGCGGACGCCTCGTCGCCCAAGCTCACGAAGACGGACATGGTGATGGGCACGCCGCTCTACATGTCCCCGGAGCAGGTGCGGAGCCTCAAGAACGTCGACGCGCGCGCGGACGTCTGGGCGCTCGGCGCGATCTTGCACGAGCTCCTCACAGCGTCGCCGCCGTTCGACGGCCCCACCGCGTCGGCGCTCCACGCCGCGATCGCGATGGACCCGCCGGCCCCGCTGCGTTCGGGTCGACCCGACGCGCCGGAGGCGCTCGAGGCCGTGATCGCGCGGTGCCTCGAGAAGAAGCCGGCCGATCGCTACCAGGACGTCGGGGCGCTCGCGGAGGCGCTCGCCCCGTTCGCGACCGAGCGCGGGCGCACGTCGGCGGGCCGGATCGGGAACGTCGTGCGCGCGACCGCGACCTCGACGACGGGCGCGCCGGGCAGCGGCGCGACGCCGTCGGGCGATGCGCCGACGTTGCCGCTCGGCATGGCGTCGACGATGCACGCGACGCCTCCGGAGGAGGAGCGCCGCGCGACGGACGGCGCGTGGGAGAAGAAGTCGCTGACGGGAGCGCCGCCCAAGGCACCGGCGCGCGTTCGCGCCGGCGTGATCGCCGCGGTCGTGCTGCTGCTCGGAGGGGTCGCGCTCGTCGCCTACGCGTCGCGGCGCGATCCACCCGCGCCGCCCGTCGTCGCGGCGGCGACGACGACGACGATGACGGAAGCGCCGGCGCCGCCGCCCGTGGTCTCCGTCGCTCCGAGCGCGAGCGCGAGCGTGGTCGAGACGCCGGAGCCGGAGGTCGTCGCGTCGGCCGCGCCGCGAGCCTTGGTCAAACCGGCGGCGCCGGCCTCCGGGGCGAAGAAGGTCGTCGACGATTCCGCGAAGAAGGCGCTCGCGGAGAAGGTGGCGAAGGTCGAGCAGAGCTGCGCGCGATCCATGAACAACATGACGTTGCCGGGCTTCGAGAGCCGACGGAAGGAGATGGCGACGATCGCCAAGCTCGAGAACTGCCAACTGTACGCCTCCTCGAGCTGCCAGCGGCGCGTGTGCATCTTCGCGTGCCAGACGCTCGGCGATAAGCAATGCGTCGACGAGTACACGCGGATGCAGGTCCCCGCCCCGTTCTGA